From a region of the Drosophila virilis strain 15010-1051.87 chromosome 3, Dvir_AGI_RSII-ME, whole genome shotgun sequence genome:
- the Cpr78E gene encoding endocuticle structural glycoprotein ABD-5 — translation MLKILLSIFGLCLVGAMAAPADVDHTSTTVPPVAIVDSGQEKHEDGSYHFFYQGEDGTKREETAVVQNAGTEDAFLEVSGTYSYFDADGKEVVVNYKADNRGFVPEGGNILPQISLAAKLASEQKQLFPDTDYKKPPQYE, via the exons atgtTGAAGATT CTACTTAGCATTTTTGGCCTGTGTCTGGTTGGCGCTATGGCCGCGCCCGCCGATGTCGATCATACAAGCACAACGGTGCCGCCAGTGGCTATTGTGGATTCGGGTCAGGAGAAGCATGAGGATGGCTCGTATCACTTCTTTTACCAGGGCGAAGATGGCACCAAGCGCGAGGAGACGGCCGTGGTGCAGAATGCAGGCACTGAGGATGCGTTCCTCGAGGTGAGCGGCACCTACTCGTATTTCGATGCCGACGGCAAGGAGGTAGTTGTCAACTACAAGGCCGATAATCGCGGTTTTGTGCCCGAGGGAGGCAACATATTGCCACAGATATCGCTGGCCGCCAAGCTGGCCAGTGAGCAGAAGCAGCTTTTTCCCGATACGGACTATAAAAAGCCGCCGCAATACGAATAA
- the Als2 gene encoding alsin homolog, translating into MSSSSGAASCNGEAFIIYYEGNALQLHWKGVPPLTRSPALRLCSMGSRCNVGNEALAGDSFQFDSNWLLLLTADQSLYSAKLIVAHSVHTLELTLLRTDVVDVDFCRGSRQLFVVLANGSVQRQLIAGSYRPNAWQTLSFDPLELHDEGVCMRRVCCSEQGVVFVSVRGATYVLGSCGEVFNAEQPRHIRLCEEGKQLLDLAAGDEHFVLLMAPHQLADDVLQLQEHMQEERGSLKSLHSGSSERSFAANTRHLLHQGYALLHTQLFTFGASNGGLLGTGDHIRRAHVARLEKLDGMGVCSIAAGRQHSVARTLDGRLYHWGINNREQLGEDLSSPMEICLAEQLTPEQHTALEATCGDYRTLLLNAAGRIQTLAQSQSSTYAQTVLHLQMGAAWPRQLRLLHCAGGYTLQNCRQFQRQYHYFLSHLESQLQLLLKQRQAVQTLMIWELPALAPLLLNWERIVCLVAATLHSLEGFYRADYVQPADILFICYYREYIELFESYTRAYCDVLSVNGFGEAVAAICLPPLSTHNPLAELGEESYLTRLFQQPFGIYQLFMQFMELLVKTQPEYDEHRVAWSEFARMSCISQELAVNTKEFWSSKECTPRIAHLRQRQRRVILTSNLVPLKLTNPGISMSSPSFILFSDFLCQLGNHALHTFPLNALWVSSKGELELSIITPEKSFGLITKKTESRKVWLDQLQSSIVTALGRPLGSPVPSVRSTAYEYSREHPKYARVKACGTWRKGVLHGNCYLEYPDGSVYCGEMHHGVIEGYGKMVIPSSGVYVGNFKNGRFHGYGVYELNGSDAHDSEIYEGNFYEGLFHGHGMMRNNRYIYVGEYVANTRNGYGVLEDLVSGDKYMGMFADNKRSGAGSCITNRGDYFEGNFAADDLCGSGVAVFENDYYYEGELTLQGPNGRGEYYMPIGDAGNALGASEEDDDNYELIGNKMFGHLSGSWETVRIQTGELALNRRFPKFPSTLGRMVVDHNRKWRALFNNFEADLANCSATASCNNPLASVLGGTLKKPTKTTLSTAQMWSCIAIYMNKQRSRDASKPGNYFNNILLSLPLPPKPATQPLLNSTPISQTSLVSGKQASALDLNSSTPRRIHSQETLCRKLDSLQRSDSLLSIGHNSTIDTRSLVSFGMNESLLDRSFNGESVPGNLSNSFGSVAHNNNNNISKHRNNSNCSITSTTSTSSTMLEQVPSFGMASTLSEHDVSCIRLYLEQAFKDRYHPLYALNERIANCFHYSYGYWKVKPTSILAKQAMREWESISRRMYRFVRKMFPALPEDYCHLESTREVISHITLLYPLVLSEGIYSTLFVLYANKYNRKDEIYRQNLNHAEKLNDEELVQLLGHDSCLNAVMLDTKFEEAVQTLKQLQEKFSPQDMLTVIQRSMELLSEAYGHAMATNAAQLNADNMIPLSMLGMLRAAVPHLGAELALLDDLTGGPNFQAEMNGMAGYCYTTLKAAYEHITIRALQRLP; encoded by the exons ATGTCTAGCTCCAGCGGAGCAGCTAGCTGCAATGGTGAAGCCTTCATCATCTATTACGAAGGTAACGCTTTGCAGCTGCATTGGAAGGGCGTGCCGCCACTCACACGGTCGCCCGCATTACGACTCTGCTCCATGGGTAGCAGGTGCAACGTTGGAAACGAGGCTCTGGCAGGGGATTCATTCCAATTTGATTCCAACTGGCTTCTGCTGCTAACGGCGGATCAATCGTTGTACTCTGCCAAGCTGATAGTGGCGCATAGTGTGCATACTTTAGAACTAACCCTGTTGCGCACGGACGTTGTTGACGTGGATTTTTGTCGAGGCAGCCGGCAGCTGTTTGTGGTGCTCGCCAATGGAAGTGTACAACGGCAACTAATAGCAGGAAGCTATCGCCCGAATGCTTGGCAAACACTTAGTTTTGATCCCCTCGAGCTGCACGATGAGGGCGTATGCATGCGTCGCGTTTGCTGTTCCGAGCAGGGCGTCGTCTTTGTCAGTGTCAGGGGTGCCACTTATGTACTAGGCAGTTGCGGCGAGGTGTTTAACGCTGAGCAGCCACGTCACATACGTCTTTGCGAGGAGGGTAAACAGCTGTTGGACCTGGCCGCTGGTGATGAGCACTTCGTACTGCTTATGGCACCGCATCAGTTGGCTGACgatgtgctgcagctgcaggagcACATGCAAGAGGAACGGGGCTCACTGAAATCATTACACAGCGGCAGTTCGGAGCGCAGCTTTGCGGCTAACACGCGTCATTTACTTCATCAGGGATATGCGCTGCTCCACACTCAACTTTTTACTTTTGGTGCCTCCAATGGTGGCCTCCTGGGCACTGGGGATCATATACGACGCGCGCATGTTGCACGCCTCGAAAAACTTGATGGTATGGGTGTATGCAGTATTGCCGCCGGCAGGCAGCACAGTGTGGCACGGACACTGGACGGACGCCTCTATCACTGGGGCATCAACAATCGAGAGCAGCTGGGTGAGGATCTCAGTTCACCCATGGAAATCTGCTTGGCAGAGCAGCTAACGCCGGAACAGCACACAGCACTTGAGGCCACCTGTGGCGATTACCGTACGTTACTGTTAAATGCCGCCGGGCGAATACAGACATTGGCCCAATCCCAGTCAAGCACCTATGCACAGACAGTGCTGCATTTACAAATGGGAGCCGCTTGGCCGCGACAGTTGCGCCTGCTGCACTGTGCCGGTGGATACACACTCCAGAATTGCCGTCAATTCCAACGGCAATATCACTACTTCCTCAGTCACCTGGAatcacagctgcagctgctgctcaagcAGCGCCAGGCGGTGCAGACGTTAATGATTTGGGAGTTGCCTGCACTGGCGCCACTGCTGCTCAACTGGGAACGCATTGTGTGCCTAGTGGCGGCCACATTGCATTCTCTCGAGGGCTTCTATCGTGCGGACTACGTGCAGCCGGCGGATATATTGTTCATATGCTACTATCGTGAGTATATCGAGCTGTTTGAGAGCTACACGAGAGCCTATTGCGATGTTCTCTCCGTGAATGGCTTTGGCGAGGCGGTGGCCGCCATCTGCCTACCGCCATTAAGCACTCACAATCCGCTGGCGGAGCTGGGCGAGGAGAGCTACTTAACACGCCTGTTTCAGCAGCCGTTTGGCATCTATCAGCTGTTCATGCAGTTCATGGAGTTGCTGGTGAAGACCCAACCCGAATACGATGAACACCGTGTCGCCTGGTCAGAGTTTGCGCGCATGAGCTGTATTAGCCAGGAACTGGCCGTCAATACCAAAGAGTTCTGGAGCAGCAAGGAGTGTACGCCGCGCATTGCCCACCTTAGGCAACGTCAACGACGTGTCATACTCACATCCAACCTGGTGCCGCTGAAACTAACCAACCCTGGCATCAGCATGTCCAGCCCCAGTTTTATACTCTTCTCTGACTTTCTGTGCCAGCTAGGCAACCATGCGCTGCACACGTTTCCACTGAACGCATTGTGGGTTTCGTCGAAGGGCGAACTGGAACTGAGCATCATCACGCCAGAAAAGAGTTTTGGTTTGATAACCAAGAAGACTGAGTCTCGCAAGGTTTGGCTTGATCAACTACAGTCGAGTATTGTGACCGCCTTGGGGCGCCCTTTGGGCAGTCCAGTGCCCAGTGTACGTTCCACCGCCTACGAATATAGTCGTGAGCATCCAAAGTATGCCAGGGTTAAGGCCTGTGGCACCTGGCGCAAGGGCGTGCTGCATGGCAACTGCTATTTGGAGTATCCCGATGGCAGTGTCTATTGCGGCGAGATGCACCACGGCGTCATCGAAG gCTATGGCAAAATGGTGATTCCCTCATCGGGTGTATACGTAGGTAACTTCAAGAACGGCCGATTTCATGGCTACGGCGTTTACGAGCTTAATGGCAGCGATGCCCACGACAGCGAGATTTATGAGGGCAACTTTTACGAGGGACTCTTTCACGGTCACGGTATGATGCGCAATAATCGCTACATTTATGTGGGCGAGTACGTGGCGAACACGCGCAACGGCTACGGCGTTTTGGAGGATCTGGTCAGTGGTGACAAATATATGGGCATGTTTGCGGACAACAAACGCTCTGGAGCCGGCAGCTGCATCACAAATCGTGGTGACTACTTTGAGGGCAATTTTGCGGCCGACGATCTCTGTGGCAGCGGTGTCGCTGTCTTCGAAAATGATTACTACTACGAGGGTGAGCTTACGCTCCAGGGACCAAATGGCCGGGGTGAATACTACATGCCCATCGGCGATGCTGGCAATGCGCTGGGCGCTAGTGAGGAAGACGATGACAATTATGAgctaattggcaacaaaatgtttggcCATCTCAGTGGTAGCTGGGAGACGGTGCGCATACAAACTGGAGAGTTGGCGCTCAATCGACGCTTTCCAAAATTTCCCAG TACACTTGGGCGCATGGTGGTGGACCACAATCGCAAATGGCGCGCATTGTTTAACAACTTTGAGGCGGATTTGGCCAATTGCAGTGCCACGGCCAGCTGCAACAACCCCTTGGCTAGCGTTTTGGGTGGAACGCTCAAAAAACCTACAAAAACAACGCTGAGCACGGCACAGATGTGGAGCTGCATAGCCATATATATGAACAAGCAGCGTTCTCGAGATGCCTCAAAGCCGGGCAACTATTTCAATAATATTCTACTCAGTTTGCCGCTGCCACCAAAGCCGGCTACGCAGCCTTTATTGAACAGTACCCCGATATCTCAGACTTCGTTGGTATCTGGGAAACAGGCTTCTGCACTGGACTTGAACAGCTCGACGCCGCGTCGCATTCACTCGCAAGAGACGTTATGCAGAAAACTAGACAGTCTACAACGTTCGGATAGCTTGCTTTCTATTGGACATAACTCCACAATAGATACAAGAAGTTTGGTAAGCTTTGGTATGAACGAAAGTCTACTGGATCGCAGCTTTAATGGAGAGTCAGTGCCGGGCAATCTGAGCAACAGTTTTGGCAGCGTGGcacacaacaataataacaacataTCCAAGCATAGAAACAATAGTAACTGCTCCATAACATCGACAACCTCCACAAGCAGCACAATGCTGGAGCAGGTACCAAGCTTTGGTATGGCGTCCACCCTAAGTGAACACGATGTGAGCTGCATCAGGCTGTATCTAGAGCAGGCGTTCAAGGATCGTTATCATCCGCTGTATGCGCTAAATGAGCGTATTGCCAATTGTTTCCATTACTCGTACGGATATTGGAAGGTGAAGCCCACGTCCATTTTGGCCAAACAGGCGATGCGCGAATGGGAATCTATTTCTAGGCGTATGTATCGTTTTGTTCGTAAAATGTTTCCCGCCTTGCCCGAGGATTACTGCCATCTCGAGAGCACCAGGGAGGTGATCTCGCACATAACGCTTCTCTATCCATTGGTGCTATCCGAGGGCATTTACTCAACTCTATTTGTGCTGTATGCCAACAAATACAATCGCAAGGATGAAATCTATAGACAGAACTTAAACCATGCCGAGAAGTTAAACGATGAGGAGCTGGTCCAGCTGCTTGGTCATGACag TTGCCTCAACGCTGTCATGCTAGACACGAAATTCGAGGAGGCCGTACAGACCCTGAAGCAGCTGCAGGAGAAATTTAGTCCCCAGGATATGTTGACTGTGATACAGCGCAGCATGGAGTTGCTATCGGAGGCATATGGGCATGCCATGGCAA CAAATGCCGCACAACTCAATGCGGACAACATGATACCGCTCTCCATGCTGGGAATGCTGCGTGCCGCTGTGCCGCATTTGGGCGCTGAGCTGGCGTTGCTCGATGATCTAACGGGTGGACCCAATTTTCAGGCCGAAATGAATGGAATGGCTGGCTATTGCTATACCACCCTGAAGGCTGCCTACGAGCATATAACAATTCGTGCGCTTCAGCGGCTGCCCTGA
- the LOC6622200 gene encoding interaptin, protein MDSGSSGGVAQADDSGLFSCSSDVEDATHHSTTGQQDRVQEEDEAPPHEAQESLFLVAQELRKSRSEVERLSKSEQWYKQELQSQKHSRLETLERLYAQERKYMLENQKLQQESQRLQAKYAALEICSLSADAIITSPATSATAQQSGTADTFESFEAQQQQARLMDQRQLTEVLRKQKKELLADIERLSLENDSKQLQLQRQLAGVELENKHMTRQCKQLIEEHRQLAHKLELKATTLRSVTAEREQLRQVIAELNETLQTQEQLLALKEREFLDLKQHYQRKLSNECSIDAMHNYSMAFHGEIIAKTSEIASLKHALLELQTELLLMSKLQAQNEEQQRQLEQLNFQLEAQQLEQTLKNAQLTDLTTEKAVITRQLQDSQQTVQNLEQQFKQLQKQYAEMCTKCDHTKRQLEVQQTQNDEQKQQLKKLRKQFQLYVLQFSQLSDAKAKLEEQQQQAQTKQLVSEGTQTMTVQPVLEQRIETLEQQLIAVNKQKQQTVSLLQQLLQQQNEKIRNTHEMEADWRQLLEALQATQKMEQEMELQLQQKSDELQHLNKLFAQQNEELQQLQLLSRAHETKNSNELHKLKQAQVADAVNLNQLQAQVQALLKERECASRKQHSTLLQVLETETGRKLHHVKNWPQLTKMLRQELRAAKAAMDLPILKMRLAKIGGRYEQALSRIKVLEQTLAAERVRFEVSDLGKSTTNSTPLEPAHEVANLIDDYKKLIQQTAQETGRPRNSYILELIERSQRSQPNLCQLSEGVAACRKDVLDLNKLLADMEVTSARQEAVPSLMEELRAVAEKI, encoded by the exons ATGGACTCTGGCAGTTCAGGGGGCGTAGCGCAGGCAGATGATTCTGGCCTTTTCAGTTGCAGTAGTGATGTAGAAGATGCAACTCATCATTCTACGACAGGGCAACAGGATAGAGTGCAGGAGGAGGATGAGGCTCCGCCGCACGAAGCACAGGAGTCGTTGTTTCTGGTCGCACAAGAGCTTCGAAAATCGCGTAGCGAAGTGGAACGTCTAAGCAAGTCGGAACAGTGGTATAAACAAGAACTGCAGTCACAAAAACACAGCCGCCTCGAAACTCTCGAGCGCCTCTATGCCCAGGAGCGAAAATACATGCTGGAGAATCAGAAACTACAACAGGAGTCGCAACGCCTACAAGCAAAATATGCTGCGCTCGAAATTTGTAGTCTGTCGGCAGACGCTATTATAACGAGCCCAGCCACGTCGGCAACTGCGCAGCAAAGCGGCACGGCGGATACTTTCGAATCGTTTGAggcgcaacaacagcaggcaaGGCTTATGGATCAACGTCAGCTGACCGAAGTGCTACGTAAGCAAAAGAAAGAACTACTAGCAGACATAGAGCGCCTGAGTCTAGAGAATGATAGCAAAcagctgcaattgcagcgGCAGTTGGCCGGTGTTGAGTTGGAGAACAAACACATGACGCGACAGTGCAAGCAACTTATCGAAGAACATCGACAATTGGCACACAAGCTGGAACTGAAGGCGACCACGCTACGCAGTGTCACTGCCGAGCGGGAGCAATTGCGCCAGGTCATTGCAGAGCTTAACGAAACGTTGCAAACACAGGAGCAGCTGCTTGCTCTAAAAGAGCGTGAATTCTTGGACTTGAAGCAACATTATCAACGTAAACTGAGCAACGAGTGCAGCATCGATGCCATGCACAATTATAGCATGGCATTTCATGGCGAGATCATTGCGAAGACCAGCGAAATAGCCAGCCTAAAACACGCACTTCTCGAGCTGCAAACGGAATTGTTGCTTATGTCGAAGCTGCAGGCACAGAACGAggaacagcagcggcaactggAGCAATTGAATTTCCAGCTGGAGGCGCAACAGTTGGAGCAGACGCTAAAAAACGCTCAACTAACGGATCTGACAACAGAGAAAGCAGTAATCACCAGACAGCTGCAGGATTCGCAGCAAACAGTTCAAAATTTAGAACAACAGTTTAAGCAACTTCAAAAGCAATACGCGGAGATGTGCACCAAATGTGACCATACCAAACGGCAGCTGGAAGTGCAGCAGACCCAAAACGAtgagcagaagcagcagctaaaGAAACTGCGTAAACAGTTTCAGCTTTATGTGTTGCAATTCAGTCAGCTAAGTGATGCAAAGGCCAAGTTggaggagcaacagcaacaggctcAGACCAAACAGCTTGTCAGTGAGGGCACCCAAACGATGACTGTTCAACCCGTGTTGGAGCAGCGCATTGAGACACTGGAGCAGCAGCTAATAGCAGTCAACAAGCAAAAACAGCAAACAGTTTCATTgttgcagcaactgctgcaacaacaaaatgaaaaaattagaAATACCCATGAAATGGAGGCCGATTGGAGGCAGCTGCTCGAAGCGCTGCAGGCCACACAGAAAATGGAGCAAGAAATGGAACTGCAGCTACAGCAGAAATCTGATGAGCTGCAGCATCTTAATAAGCTCTTCGCGCAACAAAacgaggagctgcagcagttgcagctgctaaGTCGAGCACATGAAACCAAGAACAGCAACGAACTGCATAAACTTAAACAGGCACAAGTCGCTGATGCGGTTAATCTAAACCAACTGCAGGCACAAGTGCAGGCGCTTCTAAAAGAGCGCGAATGTGCCTCTAGAAAACAACACAGCACCCTGCTGCAAGTGCTAGAAACGGAAACGGGTCGCAAACTGCACCATGTGAAGAATTGGCCGCAGCTGACGAAAATGCTGCGACAAGAACTACGCGCAGCAAAAGCTGCTATGGATTTGCCTATCCTTAAAATGAGGCTAGCCAAAATTGGTGGCAGATACGAACAAGCGCTGTCCAGGATCAAA GTTTTAGAGCAAACGCTGGCCGCCGAAAGAGTTCGCTTCGAGGTTTCAGATTTAGGAAAATCAACGACGAATTCCACACCATTGGAACCGGCGCATGAAGTTGCCAACCTGATTGATGACTATAAAAAG CTCATTCAGCAAACTGCACAGGAGACTGGTCGTCCGCGCAACAGCTATATATTGGAGCTAATTGAGCGCAGTCAACGTAGCCAGCCAAATTTGTGCCAATTAAGCGAGGGCGTAGCCGCTTGCCGTAAGGATGTGCTGGATCTCAATAAGTTGCTAGCCGATATGGAGGTAACCTCGGCACGGCAAGAGGCCGTGCCATCATTGATGGAAGAGCTGCGCGCCGTGGCCGAAAAAATTTGA
- the LOC6624073 gene encoding pyruvate kinase yields the protein MDELKADVHEISETSKDNELSIKQKTDVIENICQRLKVVAVDVDKVLRAKELLSSLQRRKAFIDLIGQDDDGSLHKNPEDMNRLTSIHSLKIMSYVPGVDSFSDDLQMYESISEDICQMPFDEERWGNFFSGYQILSVPETLNTNENGKCIELGCGKCDENLYMYLHSGIRCFLLDLFRGPLRENQDIIVQLREAEIAVSKEFGFPVASTIIAKLSPRQQYTGYLDMDECDSYELKRGYRTILTADRNYSLHSRADMIYVNARFLLADVRQFDIILIGEDIQLMVRTVRQDHLKCCVCRGGTLSSFMPVLFPARCSKYRLSYEEVEDLTFAREVGINVVVSYIAGTVQYINNLEKVMASLQCENLRLYARVVLNEIEGCDGELNWVAERYDGLLVELAEPAIVPDIMRMCPNAECLLQLTRNAKKPILLDTWPINEQHLRVDPAHYYYIFFYPDKYVVKCHQSRQVFYFSFWQNAIFDQILPVALAKMPHCDSSHTGADGLARAVVTASLEVNAKAIVVCGVTTRMVQKISHFRPKAPILFVSHMRSAEDYVSLYHNVTMLPFRTTYFVNHRRNAFRKSILALAYLSSRKIIDQGDQIILVYNYSSGTTFPEKYLIYKFDKINFVQHLSGSLFPQDTECVYCNDMEGIYIYTH from the exons ATGGACGAATTGAAGGCAGACGTGCATGAGATATCCGAAACATCGAAAGATAACGAGCTCAGCATTAAACAGAAGACGGATGtcattgaaaatatttgccagcGACTCAAAGTGGTCGCGGTCGATGTGGATAAGGTACTCAGAGCTAAGGAGCTATTGTCTTCCTTGCAGCGGCGCAAGGCATTCATAGATCTGATCGGCCAGGATGATGATGGCAGTCTCCATAAGAATCCCGAGGACATGAATCGACTGACATCAATTCACAGTCTGAAAATAATGTCTTATGTGCCGGGCGTCGATAGCTTTAGCGACGATTTGCAAATGTACGAGAGCATTAGCGAGGATATATGCCAAATGCCCTTTGATGAAGAGCGTTGGGGTAATTTTTTTTCTGGCTACCAGATACTCAGCGTACCGGAAACCCTCAATACAAATGAGAACGGCAAGTGCATTGAGCTGGGTTGCGGGAAATGCGATGAgaatctatatatgtatttgc ATTCCGGCATACGCTGTTTCTTACTCGATCTTTTTCGTGGACCGCTGCGCGAAAATCAGGATATTATTGTGCAGCTACGTGAGGCCGAGATAGCTGTGTCGAAGGAGTTTGGTTTTCCTGTTGCCTCCACCATTATAGCCAAGTTGTCGCCGCGTCAACAATACACTGGCTATTTGGATATGGATGAGTGCGATAGCTACGAACTGAAAAGGGGTTACAGAACTATTCTGACTGCTGATCGCAATTATTCCCTGCACAGTAGAGCGGATATGATTTATGTAAACGCCCGTTTTCTGCTCGCCGATGTTCGTCAGTTTGATATCATTCTCATTGGGGAAGATATACAGTTGATGGTGCGCACCGTACGCCAGGATCATCTCAAATGTTGCGTATGCCGTGGGGGCACGCTGAGTTCCTTTATGCCGGTACTCTTCCCGGCACGCTGCAGCAAGTATCGCTTATCGTACGAGGAGGTGGAAGACTTAACATTTGCCCGCGAGGTGGGTATCAATGTGGTGGTATCCTATATTGCTGGCACTGTccagtatataaataatctGGAGAAAGTCATGGCATCGCTGCAGTGTGAAAATCTCAGACTCTACGCGCGGGTCGTGCTGAACGAGATTGAGGGCTGCGATGGTGAACTGAACTGGGTCGCTGAACGCTACGATGGCCTGCTGGTTGAGCTGGCGGAGCCAGCTATAGTGCCAGATATTATGCGTATGTGTCCCAATGCCGAATGTCTCCTGCAGCTGACACGTAACGCCAAAAAGCCCATCTTACTTGATACCTGGCCCATAAATGAGCAGCATCTCCGCGTCGATCCCGCCCACTACTactatatattcttttatCCGGATAAATATGTGGTCAAGTGCCATCAGTCCCGTCAGGTCTTTTACTTCAGCTTCTGGCAGAACGCCATTTTCGATCAGATTCTGCCGGTGGCTCTGGCAAAGATGCCCCACTGCGACAGTTCGCATACCGGTGCCGATGGCCTAGCACGGGCCGTTGTTACCGCCTCCTTGGAGGTGAATGCCAAGGCCATTGTTGTCTGCGGCGTGACCACGCGTATGGTGCAGAAGATTTCTCACTTTCGCCCAAAAGCGCCAATTCTTTTTGTCAGTCACATGCGCTCCGCTGAGGACTATGTATCCCTGTATCATAATGTTACCATGCTTCCATTTCGCACCACCTACTTTGTCAACCATCGACGCAATGCTTTTCGCAAATCAATCCTTGCCCTTGCCTATTTGTCCTCACGCAAGATTATCGATCAAGGCGATCAAATCATATTGGTTTATAACTATTCGTCGGGGACAACATTCCCGGAAAAGTATCTTATctataaatttgataaaattaACTTTGTGCAACACCTATCCGGGTCGCTGTTCCCACAGGATACAGAGTGTGTCTATTGCAATGATATGGAgggcatttatatatatactcattAG